AGAAGCGGACAAAAATATACGTAACTTTACCGAAGAACAATTAAGGGCTGGACAGGGTGTGATTAGTCTGCAATACGGCAGCAATAAGGGTGCTAATCAGAGTGGCATTAATTTTGGGAATACCAGACATATGTAAACCTGTTCGTCTAAATATCGTTCGAAGATATTCCATTTTCACTCGCGTTTCTTATTTTATCTTTACGATACACTAGACTTATGGAGAAAATTTCATTGTACAACAATATTTCTTGTCGTGGTCCAAGTTAATTCTAAATGGTGCACAAAACGCATCTTCGCGCATGCTAGAcgacattttatgcatttaaactAGGTGATAGCAAAGTACAATATGAAATTTTTCCGTGAAAACGagatacatgtatatgtatgctCGATCTGTGAAAATTGAAAAGTATACTttgaattataatatatacatacattattAATGTATTACAAgctgttaaaaaattaattctttgaTAAGGAAACGATTTATTTGCAAATGTAAACAAGGAAAGTATATTACGCCACTAAATACAATTGGGTAACGTGGCTATGTATTTGTTAAATATTACAGATAGATTATAAAACAGTGTTGCTGGTATATACAACTAGTTGCTCTGTGACTGTTATTGCGAAATCCCTTACGAGTTACAGTGTAACCAAATTATACTTTAAAAATTCATGTTGCGCGTAAGACGATAACtattatagttattgtataatGATAAatgatatataattatattaagtattttgtacaaatattttttgatgattataaaaataatttttcataatgTATTGATAATATGAGTTAATAAACGATCTAAAAGAACGTAACAAAGTGATTCTTccttcaaataaattattttcatttaacttGTTTTAATTTTGCTTATACCTATATCTATATATCTAAACAAATCTGTAacttttatgcattttatttttaaactatACAAGCtacattatataataaaaaaataattcattcatCTCATAAAAGGATAATAATCAAGACCAGAATTATACTTAAATTTAGGTTCCTTTCTATATTTCCTGCTTTCTTCCAAAAGCTTCTGAACGCTAGGTctgtaaaataagaaatatagaTATAATATCTGTTAGAAATGAAgacttattaaatatgttgcttaaaattagaaaatacttACCTATAAGCTGGAGGTAGTAATTCTTCGTGTAGTGTACATTCTGTGTTTGATGGTTCAGATGGTTTATATATAGTTGCTCTAACGATACTCAGGTTTCTTTTACAGTCATTTTCGATCTTAGAAACTTGAGATGGTGGTATAtcaaaataaattagaaaatgacTGAAAACCATGAATATTGCatagttataataaataaaaatgcgtATTATATACTTCTGCAAAGAAACTAAAATAAATACTTACTTAGCTTCTGTATGAATTTTACCATGGGCATTTGTTTTACATGGAAGTGCCCTAGTAccccaattttcaatttttctaataaatccACCTGTTTCGAATATTGAATTCGCCACATTCTTTAAAGCAGTTACATATTCCGgctgtaattataattcgttgttgataaatgtaaattttacattttaacaTATAATGTATGTAGGTTAACAAACGAATTGAATGTTTTatgaaacatactaaatattgtaaattattGCATTACCTTGTTTGACAATCGTAATAATAGTGGCATTTCATAAGTCGGCATGTTTGAATAAGACGTTTatgtttaatatataaataaaactttacTTAAAACACTACGTTTTCCTGTTGATAATAACTAGACCACGAACTATACAACTAATCCCGAGATACTttactattaataaatatagTAAGGTTTAATGTCAAATCATTAACAGTTTTTACGCTtaacaaatatttaatatttattcacctTTTGTTCATAGTTAAAGGTGTTTAtaactatttattttaatattgataaaTAACAAGGTTATGATAACTTCGTGTTAAAAATATGTACTTGAGAAGAACACTTTCTAATTTTACAAGAAAGtataacattttatatttaaaattta
This sequence is a window from Lasioglossum baleicum unplaced genomic scaffold, iyLasBale1 scaffold2461, whole genome shotgun sequence. Protein-coding genes within it:
- the LOC143221479 gene encoding small ribosomal subunit protein bS6m-like, with the protein product MPTYEMPLLLRLSNKPEYVTALKNVANSIFETGGFIRKIENWGTRALPCKTNAHGKIHTEANHFLIYFDIPPSQVSKIENDCKRNLSIVRATIYKPSEPSNTECTLHEELLPPAYRPSVQKLLEESRKYRKEPKFKYNSGLDYYPFMR